The Methanocella arvoryzae MRE50 DNA window AGGCCTCCCCAGTACAGTCGGATCGCCTTGCTACGAGCACTTCTCTACATGGAACTGGCAAATCTCTCGAGTGTCAGTGAACTAGTAAGAATACTCAAGGGCGACAATTATAAAATGCGGATTCTCGGCTTCGACCAATTACCTAGTGAGAGCACGTTCAGCAGATTCAAAGACCAGGTAGACACCGACCGGATCATGGTCCTGTTGACAAGCATGATCTGGAAGAAAAACCCGGATTTCATGAGCATGGTTGGGGTAGACAGTACCAGCCTCCCTGCGTTCACCCGGAGTGATCCTGAGGCCTCATGGGGGTACGATCACATCAATGATAAAATGTACTACGGGTACAAAATCCACTTACTTTACGATCTGATTACACTGGCGCCGATCTGCAGTATTGTCACTCCTGCCAACATGCATGACACTACACAACTACTGCCATTACAGAGGAAAATGGGCAGTCGCATACTCCTTGTTAAGGGATTGTTCGCTGACATTGCCTATGACTCTAAAGAGCACTTGGAACGCATATACCCGATCGGCATACCATTGATCAACCGAGTTAACCGGCGGAACACGAAGAAAGAGCTACCCAGGTACCGAATACAGGAGTACATCCCCTTCCACGACATCACCATGAACAAATTATATAAAAACAGGATGCACTGCGAGTACACGAACTACCTGTTGAAAGAGCACCTCACCTTAAAACGAGTAAAAACTACCGGAATCCTTCGAGTTACTGTAAAGACCGGACTCACCCTGATAGCACGACAGATACAAGTACTCTACCAGGTTAAACAGGGAGCAAACCCCAGGACAACGATCATCGAGTGAATTATGCAAAAGTCTCAAGGTTTCCTTATAAAAACAGGTTCTTGTGTGGATCTCGGATTATAATTTTCGGCCATTGTGCTATGGCATTTACCGGGGAACGCATGAATCAGCAAAATGCCCGAGTAAAAGGAGGTACCGGAGGAAAGGAGGCAGGTCAGGGAGGTCGCCGAGGTCCGGGAGGGACTTTAAGAAAGGGAGGTCTGGAGGTACGGAGGTCAGGGAGGGGCTTAAAAATGGGAGGACACGATGTACAGAGGTCAGGGAGGGACCAGTTAGACTGTCAGGCTGAAAAACAAGGAATCTCAGCCTCTTAGACCATTATCAATTCGTCACCCGACAATTGGAGAAGGCAACAGTTAAAATTATTTATTAAAAATGCGTACATAGGCTACAATTATAATGCTATTGCATTGATCTAAAGTTCTCTAAGTTCGTATTTCTGCATTCGCAGGGGGATTTGTCATGGCAAGAAAGAATTTAAAAAATAAACCATTGGTCGAAGCCATCCTGGAGATCAGATGGAAGCTTCAGGAAAAATCCCCGGGAGTATTCGTTGATCCGAACTATAAATTAGTGATAGGTAGATTATATGACCGGTTGAACGCAGACTACCCCTATCCAGTAGAGTTACCGACATCTAATATACCAGCAGACATTTCTGCATACGTAGTCCAACAGCAGTTTAGAAAAACTGAAAACGAATGGCCCCTCATCCAGATCGGCCCCGGGATAATAACGCTAAACGATACAAAATCGTACATCTGGGAAGACTTTGAGGAACGGGCCAGAAAAATGGTCGATGAGCTATTCGATGCATATCCGACAGAGGGAAATAATCTTGAGATTAATAGCCTTTTGTTGAGATACATAGATGCAATAGATTTTGACTTCGACCACAACGACATCTACCAGTTTATTCATAAAGA harbors:
- a CDS encoding TIGR04255 family protein: MARKNLKNKPLVEAILEIRWKLQEKSPGVFVDPNYKLVIGRLYDRLNADYPYPVELPTSNIPADISAYVVQQQFRKTENEWPLIQIGPGIITLNDTKSYIWEDFEERARKMVDELFDAYPTEGNNLEINSLLLRYIDAIDFDFDHNDIYQFIHKEMGTTINLNNKLFDEETIDRKNHNFDFRFVYPTKVPKGMLGLRFARGLKTNDKGENKDALIWETRVQSEVDVIFDNKEEIVDWIVKAHEITDSCFFNLISDDLLRRFE
- a CDS encoding transposase; amino-acid sequence: MHSKNVGTGWQMPVSCFDCHCKILSDIPLMMLEAVDWQRFRYLEKNNKIGRPPQYSRIALLRALLYMELANLSSVSELVRILKGDNYKMRILGFDQLPSESTFSRFKDQVDTDRIMVLLTSMIWKKNPDFMSMVGVDSTSLPAFTRSDPEASWGYDHINDKMYYGYKIHLLYDLITLAPICSIVTPANMHDTTQLLPLQRKMGSRILLVKGLFADIAYDSKEHLERIYPIGIPLINRVNRRNTKKELPRYRIQEYIPFHDITMNKLYKNRMHCEYTNYLLKEHLTLKRVKTTGILRVTVKTGLTLIARQIQVLYQVKQGANPRTTIIE